The Myripristis murdjan chromosome 6, fMyrMur1.1, whole genome shotgun sequence sequence GTCTGCTCCATCCTGCCCTCCGTACTGGCTGATGTTCAGCAGCCCTCAGGAGAGTCGCTGGGCCAGACGCAGCAGCAGCGACCTGTGGGCCCCTGCCCCTCGTCCTCGGAGTCACAGCCTGAATTCTGCACACTCCCACTGCCTGCACCACTGCACCGCCAGGTTCCACGCTGCGGACTCAGAGGATGAGGCTGGCTATTCTGAGGACAATGAGGGTTCCTCCACCGATGATGCATCTCATCTAcccaggagcagagagaggccGAGGACTGCTGCACCAAGAGACCCAGTCTCCAGAGTCAAAGACCTCCACCTTGGCCCTTCTGCTCACAACTACAGGCCTCTCACTCCTCAGTACCCCGGAGGCCGCAGGACCTCCTCACCTGCAGACTGCAGACAATCTCAGCACATTTCACAGCAGGCCAGTCCCCTCTGCAACGGGCAGAAGAACGGCAAGAAGAGACAACGCTCACAGAGCTGCACAAACAGAAAGTACTCCCTAAACTCACAGACTGTTGTCCCTGTTCCagccaggctgctgcagcagccacgGCCCTCATCTGCAGGACCAATTGGCAGAATCCGCAGGCAGAAGGTTGAATTTCTCTCATTTATTAATTACACCCCATTCTCTTTACTTTGTGTTAAAACCAAACCTTTTCGCTTCATAATCCTGTATATTTGTCCATTCTTAGGCTCTGCGGACTGGTGGCTCCCATGGTGTTTTCTTTGATATATCTGCTGAGCTGATGTCAGCCCTCAGCCAGGAGGAAAGGGAGTTGCTTGAAGCTGTCACTGAGAAGGGTTATCCTTTACGCACAGCCATAGTGGCACTGCAGAAGACAGGCTATCGCAGCCCAGAGAAGGTATGTGTTGTAAAACTGCTGTGAATGTCCAACATGTCCCACTGTGCATCAGGGATCGTGTCTGACTTATGTTGCCTCTACCTTCATTTTATCATGGTCCAGCATATTGCTATCTTGACAGTCACTTGTCTTTTTCCCCAACAGATTCTGACTTTCCTGATGGCAAGTGACCGTCTGTGCAAACTGGGCTATGATGAAGCCCAGGTGGAAGAGGCCTTGGAGATGTTCCAGAACTGCGAGAGCAAGGTGACGCAGCTCTTTAGTGTAAACATGCAAAAGCAGATGAGCCAGATACACAGCTTGTACCTTTTGACCTTCACTTCTGTGAATTAACATTTGCTTTAAAATTCATTCCAGGCTGCTGAGTTCTTGCGCCTCCTGACACAGTTCAATGAGATGGGCTTCCAGCAAAATGTGATCAAAGAGGTGCTGCTTGTCCATGAAAACCACCGGGAGAGGGCCCTCGAAGAGCTGATGACACGCATGGGTTAAATAGAAAATCTTCCTAGTTAAGGCTAGATGGACAGGAGAtcattttccttgtctgtgtcAAATGTAGTAATGATATAGTCATAACCAAATGCTAAATAGGGGATACTGCTGTGTGATTTTGTCTCTCTGAGTAAATAATTAATGAACCTGTATCACCATACTGACTGTAGATGCTACAATAAAGATACCCAAGGCATAGCTGTGaaattctatttttaaaaaatgcattgtctatcatttacagaaaaacaaataaaacatagtTATACTCTGTAAAAAGTCAACTTGTGTtaagaaaacatttatttacagtgttggaaaaaaaaaaacagcaaaaagaaagTGTGGACTTGATGAAGAGCATAATGGCTGTGATTCCAGCCAAAGGGAAACAAACCACTgtccattcaaaaaaaaaaaatctaaggcTGTGAATCAAAAGGAAAGCAAGCCTGGCATTGCTCATGAAGATTCATTTAAAAAGGCTGTACAGGaaaagcataaaataaaaaccaaccATTGTCATGACAGGAGTGCTTTTAAAGCTtgcaaacaaaatttaaatagAGAAAACTGGCTAAGACCAACAAATCAGCCCAGCCTTAAACATTCAGCATGGTTTCTTGAGCCTAAAAATGTTTATGCAGCATAaaatatgtacttttttttttttcagactaaGGACTAACATTTAAAAagccacaaacacatttccctcaTGCCCactgaaaataaagacaatgaaACTATGTTAAAGCACCAGTGAAGCTGGACGACTCccggtgctgctgcagctcctctggcCGTCAGTGGTGACTGATGGTCGAGTTCAGCTGTCCTGACGCCTTCGTGATGTCTCGCTGTAAAGGAGAGGCAAAGCTACCTTTAAATATTTATGTTCATATGGATGTATTAGTATCTAATGTACAAGCCAAACACTTAAATATGCAATTCACTGTACTCATATATCCACACTGTGGCAGTATGTTCTCTCCACTGTTAAGACACTCAACTACT is a genomic window containing:
- the LOC115360725 gene encoding ubiquitin-associated protein 1-like, with product MNSLEDVPFQTPMGSLGASKEMELVMAPNINIPDHLQILRDTEYQFALENWVLTGRQGSRNRGTQPVGQASCCGSAPSCPPYWLMFSSPQESRWARRSSSDLWAPAPRPRSHSLNSAHSHCLHHCTARFHAADSEDEAGYSEDNEGSSTDDASHLPRSRERPRTAAPRDPVSRVKDLHLGPSAHNYRPLTPQYPGGRRTSSPADCRQSQHISQQASPLCNGQKNGKKRQRSQSCTNRKYSLNSQTVVPVPARLLQQPRPSSAGPIGRIRRQKALRTGGSHGVFFDISAELMSALSQEERELLEAVTEKGYPLRTAIVALQKTGYRSPEKILTFLMASDRLCKLGYDEAQVEEALEMFQNCESKAAEFLRLLTQFNEMGFQQNVIKEVLLVHENHRERALEELMTRMG